Proteins from one Alicyclobacillus vulcanalis genomic window:
- the spoVM gene encoding stage V sporulation protein SpoVM, which translates to MKVYTIKLPRFLGGIVKAVLSTFTKDE; encoded by the coding sequence GTGAAGGTCTATACCATCAAATTGCCGCGTTTTTTGGGTGGTATCGTCAAGGCTGTGCTCAGCACGTTTACGAAGGACGAGTAA
- the rpmB gene encoding 50S ribosomal protein L28, which produces MARRCEVCGRGPQVGNKISHSHILTKRRWLPNLQTVRAEVNGSVKRIRVCTRCLKAGKVKRAI; this is translated from the coding sequence ATGGCTCGCCGTTGTGAAGTATGCGGCCGCGGCCCGCAAGTCGGGAACAAGATCAGCCACTCCCACATTCTCACGAAGCGCCGCTGGCTCCCGAATCTCCAGACTGTGCGCGCGGAAGTCAACGGCTCCGTCAAGCGCATCCGCGTTTGCACTCGCTGCCTCAAGGCAGGCAAGGTGAAGCGCGCCATCTGA
- the recG gene encoding ATP-dependent DNA helicase RecG, with amino-acid sequence MSLNSLSVRELPGVGPQKERALAALGIRTVDDLLHTYPFRYDERAEKPFSDWHDGDRVTARAVIEGPVQVRWRGSKSIMTARVRVDGQHPVVCLWFSQHYLRQKLSDGRLVVVTGRWNETLRRLVVSETSFDVAARVPTLVPVYRANKDISTKAIHQLILRALDQYGDQVEESLPYGLVRKYRLWSHRDALFGMHRPSSSEDIRQARRRLVFEEFLLFQIQLQWLRAERPKPTGRVQRVPPGALEAFEKLLPGPMTGAQRRACEDILRDLERPVPMMRLVQGDVGSGKTWVALFACYAAHLAGGQSALMAPTEILAEQHARLAQQLLAPAGMQVALLTGNVSGRDRDRILSALASGEVSLAVGTHALLSEGVTFRDLALLVTDEQHRFGVAQRARLREKGRTPDVLMLSATPIPRTLALAVYGDMDVSVLNEMPKGRMPIETVAIRAQDDEQALRLIRKELARGRQAYVVAPAIESSDREDVASVQDVYDRVREHLAGFRVELLHGRMPGAEKERLMRAFRDGEIQALVATTVIEVGIDVPNATVIAIYGAERFGLAQLHQLRGRVGRGPHPSYCLLIHDASSEAARARIETMLQTHDGFQIAERDLELRGPGELFGLRQSGLPEFALGDLARDYRIMEVARQEALQLVQRDDFWYAPWAEGLRRALKEAMDKVSYPD; translated from the coding sequence TTGTCGCTGAATTCGCTGTCCGTGCGCGAACTGCCGGGGGTGGGCCCGCAAAAGGAGCGGGCGCTCGCGGCGCTCGGCATTCGAACCGTCGACGATTTGCTGCACACCTATCCGTTTCGCTACGACGAGCGCGCGGAGAAGCCGTTTTCCGATTGGCACGATGGCGATCGCGTCACGGCCCGCGCCGTGATCGAAGGGCCTGTGCAAGTCCGATGGCGCGGGTCCAAATCCATCATGACCGCGCGCGTCCGCGTCGATGGGCAGCACCCCGTCGTCTGCCTCTGGTTTTCGCAGCACTATTTGCGGCAGAAGCTGTCTGACGGGCGCCTCGTCGTCGTCACAGGCCGTTGGAACGAGACCCTGCGCAGGCTGGTCGTCAGCGAAACGTCGTTTGACGTGGCGGCCCGAGTGCCGACGCTTGTGCCGGTGTATCGTGCAAATAAGGACATCTCCACAAAGGCCATCCATCAGCTCATCCTGAGGGCGCTCGACCAATACGGGGATCAAGTGGAGGAATCCCTCCCGTATGGGCTCGTGCGCAAGTACCGGCTCTGGAGCCACCGCGACGCCCTCTTCGGCATGCACCGGCCGAGCTCCTCTGAGGACATCCGTCAGGCGCGTCGGAGGCTGGTCTTTGAAGAGTTTCTCCTGTTCCAGATTCAGCTCCAATGGCTGCGCGCCGAGCGGCCGAAGCCAACGGGGCGGGTGCAGCGGGTCCCGCCAGGCGCGCTAGAGGCCTTTGAAAAACTTCTGCCAGGGCCCATGACGGGGGCGCAGCGGCGCGCCTGTGAGGACATCCTGCGGGACCTCGAGCGGCCGGTGCCCATGATGCGCCTCGTCCAGGGCGACGTGGGCTCGGGCAAGACGTGGGTGGCCCTCTTCGCGTGTTACGCCGCGCACCTCGCAGGCGGGCAGTCCGCCCTGATGGCGCCCACCGAGATTCTGGCGGAACAGCATGCGCGGCTCGCGCAACAGCTGCTCGCGCCCGCCGGGATGCAGGTCGCGTTGTTGACCGGCAACGTCTCTGGACGCGATCGCGACCGGATTTTGTCGGCCCTTGCCTCGGGCGAGGTGTCGCTCGCAGTCGGCACGCACGCCCTGCTGTCGGAGGGCGTGACGTTTCGCGACCTCGCGCTGCTCGTGACCGATGAACAGCACCGATTCGGCGTGGCCCAGCGCGCCAGGCTCCGCGAAAAGGGCCGCACACCGGACGTGTTGATGCTCTCGGCCACCCCGATTCCTCGCACGCTCGCGCTCGCCGTGTACGGGGATATGGATGTGTCGGTCTTGAACGAGATGCCGAAAGGGCGCATGCCCATCGAGACCGTCGCCATCCGGGCACAAGACGACGAGCAAGCGCTGCGCCTCATCCGAAAGGAGCTCGCGCGCGGCCGCCAGGCGTACGTGGTGGCGCCAGCCATCGAGAGCTCCGACCGGGAGGACGTGGCGTCCGTACAGGATGTGTACGATCGGGTGCGGGAGCATTTGGCCGGTTTTCGCGTGGAGCTGTTGCACGGGCGCATGCCGGGCGCTGAGAAGGAGCGGCTCATGCGGGCCTTTCGCGATGGCGAGATTCAGGCGCTTGTCGCCACCACGGTCATCGAGGTCGGCATCGACGTGCCCAACGCGACCGTGATCGCCATCTACGGCGCAGAGCGCTTCGGGTTGGCGCAGCTGCACCAGCTGCGCGGACGCGTGGGGCGGGGACCGCACCCAAGCTATTGCCTCCTCATCCACGACGCGTCATCGGAGGCCGCGCGGGCTCGCATCGAGACGATGCTCCAGACGCACGACGGCTTTCAAATCGCCGAGCGGGACCTCGAGCTGCGCGGCCCGGGCGAATTGTTCGGCCTGCGGCAGAGCGGCCTGCCGGAATTCGCGCTCGGCGATCTCGCCCGCGATTATCGCATCATGGAGGTTGCGCGCCAGGAAGCGCTCCAGCTCGTTCAGCGCGACGATTTTTGGTATGCCCCTTGGGCCGAGGGCCTCAGGCGCGCCTTGAAGGAAGCGATGGACAAGGTTTCGTATCCAGATTGA
- a CDS encoding alpha/beta-type small acid-soluble spore protein, with the protein MANQNSSNKVLVQGANRALDQMKYEIATEFGVQLGPDTTARQNGSVGGEITKRLVAYAEQQLAGH; encoded by the coding sequence ATGGCAAACCAGAACAGCAGCAACAAGGTGCTCGTGCAGGGTGCCAACCGCGCGCTGGATCAGATGAAGTACGAGATCGCGACGGAGTTCGGCGTCCAGCTGGGCCCCGACACGACCGCTCGCCAGAACGGTTCTGTGGGCGGCGAAATCACGAAGCGCTTGGTGGCGTACGCTGAGCAACAGCTCGCGGGTCACTAA
- the asd gene encoding archaetidylserine decarboxylase (Phosphatidylserine decarboxylase is synthesized as a single chain precursor. Generation of the pyruvoyl active site from a Ser is coupled to cleavage of a Gly-Ser bond between the larger (beta) and smaller (alpha chains). It is an integral membrane protein.) yields the protein MYALPKRAYTFCLRRFADSELSRRAIPWFVRHYNIELCDVAGDLADYRTLGEFFARKLRQGARPIEGGIASPTDGLVQEIGRLTEDRQLHVKGSLFDLARLVQDPRLTEELAGGHVVTVYLSPRDYHRIHAPVPCRPVRVWRIPGALFPVNPASTRAVPGLLAKNERVVTYFSSPLGPFAMVMVGACGVGTIRLRYAASSGRQLRLLPGRAFQRGEEIGHFALGSTVLILFPPSWDLNWAVAVGHHVRMGQTLAMLSLDRNG from the coding sequence TTGTACGCCCTGCCGAAACGAGCGTACACGTTTTGCCTGCGCCGTTTTGCCGATTCCGAACTGAGCCGCCGCGCCATTCCTTGGTTTGTTCGCCACTACAACATCGAGCTTTGCGACGTGGCGGGAGATCTGGCTGACTATCGGACGCTGGGCGAGTTTTTCGCTCGGAAGCTCCGGCAGGGTGCACGTCCCATTGAGGGCGGGATTGCCTCTCCAACGGACGGACTGGTGCAGGAGATCGGCCGGCTGACCGAGGATCGCCAGCTGCACGTGAAAGGGTCGTTGTTCGACCTCGCGCGGTTGGTGCAGGACCCTCGGCTCACCGAAGAGCTTGCTGGCGGACATGTGGTCACGGTGTATTTGAGCCCGCGCGACTATCACCGCATTCACGCACCCGTGCCGTGCAGACCGGTGCGCGTGTGGCGAATTCCAGGCGCTCTGTTTCCCGTGAACCCGGCGTCCACGCGCGCCGTCCCGGGCTTGCTCGCGAAGAATGAGCGCGTCGTCACGTATTTTTCCTCACCTCTTGGCCCATTCGCCATGGTGATGGTTGGGGCGTGCGGCGTGGGTACCATTCGCCTTCGTTACGCGGCGTCGTCGGGTCGCCAGCTTCGCTTACTTCCTGGGCGTGCATTCCAACGCGGCGAGGAGATTGGCCACTTTGCACTCGGTTCCACCGTGCTCATCCTGTTTCCGCCGTCCTGGGACCTGAATTGGGCGGTGGCCGTGGGTCATCATGTGCGCATGGGACAAACTCTAGCAATGTTATCCTTGGATCGTAATGGTTAG
- a CDS encoding NAD-dependent epimerase/dehydratase family protein produces the protein MKIIIAGGDGFCGWPTALYFSERGHEVAIVDNCIRREWDKELGIHSLTPIATLQERLAAWKEISGKEIRLYYGDLQDYDFVRHVFEEFEPEAFVHFAEQRSAPYSMIDREHAVFTQVNNVVGTLNVLFAIKETVPDCHLIKLGTMGEYGTPNIDIEEGYIRIQHKGREDVLPYPKQPFSFYHLSKVHDSHNIMFTCKAWGIRATDLNQGVVYGLWTDETRRDERLYNRVDYDGVFGTALNRFCVQAAVGHPLTVYGKGGQTRAFLDIRDTLQCIELAALHPADRGEFRVFNQFTEQFSVLQLAERVQKVAREMGLDAHIEHLPNPRVEKEEHYYNAVHTKLLDLGLKPHYLSDELISELIQTATRYRDRVDFDVIRPKVTWR, from the coding sequence GTGAAGATCATCATTGCTGGCGGTGACGGGTTTTGTGGGTGGCCGACCGCGCTCTATTTTTCGGAGCGGGGCCATGAGGTGGCCATCGTCGACAACTGCATTCGCCGCGAGTGGGACAAAGAGCTTGGCATCCACTCGCTGACGCCCATCGCCACCCTTCAGGAGCGCCTTGCGGCGTGGAAAGAAATTTCAGGGAAAGAGATTCGGCTTTACTACGGAGATCTTCAGGACTACGACTTCGTGCGCCATGTGTTTGAGGAGTTCGAGCCTGAAGCGTTCGTGCACTTTGCCGAGCAGCGCTCCGCCCCGTACTCGATGATCGACCGGGAACATGCGGTCTTTACGCAAGTCAACAATGTCGTAGGCACGCTGAATGTGCTGTTTGCTATCAAGGAGACGGTTCCCGATTGTCACCTCATCAAATTGGGAACCATGGGTGAGTACGGAACCCCCAACATCGACATCGAAGAGGGGTACATTCGCATTCAACACAAGGGTCGCGAGGATGTTCTGCCGTATCCCAAGCAGCCCTTTTCGTTCTACCACCTGTCCAAGGTGCACGACAGCCACAACATCATGTTCACGTGCAAGGCATGGGGAATTCGGGCGACCGACCTGAACCAAGGCGTGGTGTACGGGCTTTGGACGGACGAGACGCGCCGCGATGAACGGCTGTACAATCGCGTGGACTACGACGGCGTGTTTGGAACGGCGCTCAACCGGTTCTGCGTGCAGGCGGCCGTCGGCCATCCGCTCACGGTGTACGGCAAGGGCGGACAGACGCGTGCGTTCCTCGACATTCGCGACACGCTTCAGTGCATCGAGCTTGCCGCGCTCCATCCGGCGGACCGCGGGGAGTTCCGCGTGTTCAATCAGTTCACGGAACAGTTTTCCGTGCTTCAGCTGGCCGAGCGCGTGCAAAAGGTGGCGCGCGAGATGGGGTTGGATGCGCACATCGAACACCTGCCGAATCCGCGCGTCGAGAAGGAAGAGCACTATTACAACGCGGTGCACACGAAGCTTCTGGACCTCGGGCTCAAGCCGCACTACTTGTCGGACGAGCTCATCTCGGAGCTGATTCAGACCGCGACGCGGTATCGCGATCGCGTCGACTTTGACGTGATCCGCCCGAAAGTGACCTGGAGGTAA
- a CDS encoding glycosyltransferase family 4 protein, whose protein sequence is MRIAMFTETFLPSTDGIVTRLCATLKYLEREGHEVIMFAPSGSPETYASATIVGIPAMPFILYPEKRYSLPLPRIGKHLRAFRPDLIHVVNPAFLGIGGIYYAWKSRLPLVASYHTNVPAYARHYKLEFLEPVLWWYFRTLHNRANLNLATSRATLRELERQGFQNLALWERGVDVQLFQSAPFSEDMRRRLAPEAKPGDRVVLYVGRLASEKNIERMRPVLDAMPNLHLAIVGDGPHRPELERVFAGTCTHFTGYLHGEELARAYRAADAFLFPSTTETLGLVLFEAMAAGLPIVAADSPPTREVLEDGRAGFIFDPDSTESLIETVDLVMRDEARREAVRARGLAIAQQLDWEGPSKQLLGHYERVLQSFSVVAGAVTGGTR, encoded by the coding sequence ATGAGGATCGCGATGTTTACGGAGACGTTCCTTCCGTCGACCGACGGCATTGTCACGAGGCTCTGCGCGACGTTGAAGTACTTGGAGCGCGAGGGTCACGAGGTCATCATGTTTGCTCCGTCGGGATCGCCGGAAACCTACGCTTCCGCAACCATCGTGGGGATCCCAGCCATGCCGTTCATCTTGTATCCGGAGAAGCGGTACTCCTTGCCGTTGCCTCGCATCGGCAAACATTTGCGGGCGTTCCGGCCGGATCTCATCCACGTGGTCAATCCCGCGTTCCTCGGGATCGGGGGGATTTATTATGCGTGGAAGTCGCGCCTTCCCCTCGTCGCGTCGTACCACACGAATGTGCCGGCCTACGCGCGCCACTACAAGCTCGAGTTTCTGGAACCTGTCTTGTGGTGGTACTTCCGCACGCTGCACAACCGGGCGAATTTGAACCTCGCCACGTCGCGCGCGACGCTCCGCGAACTTGAGCGCCAGGGATTTCAAAACCTCGCGCTCTGGGAGCGCGGCGTCGACGTCCAATTGTTCCAGAGCGCCCCGTTCAGCGAAGACATGCGCCGCCGCTTGGCGCCCGAGGCCAAGCCGGGCGACCGGGTCGTGCTGTACGTCGGGCGCTTGGCTTCGGAGAAGAACATCGAGCGCATGCGTCCCGTGCTCGACGCCATGCCGAACCTTCACCTGGCGATTGTCGGCGACGGTCCCCATCGTCCCGAACTCGAGCGCGTCTTTGCGGGCACTTGTACGCATTTCACGGGGTATCTGCACGGCGAGGAACTCGCGCGCGCCTACCGCGCGGCAGACGCGTTTCTCTTTCCCTCGACGACCGAGACGCTCGGGCTCGTCCTTTTTGAGGCGATGGCCGCCGGCCTGCCCATCGTGGCCGCCGATAGCCCGCCGACCCGCGAGGTTCTCGAGGACGGTCGCGCCGGCTTCATCTTCGACCCCGATTCGACCGAGTCTCTCATCGAGACGGTCGACTTGGTCATGCGGGATGAAGCGCGGCGAGAAGCGGTCAGGGCGCGCGGCCTGGCCATTGCTCAGCAGCTCGACTGGGAGGGGCCGAGCAAGCAGCTGCTCGGTCACTATGAGCGCGTGCTGCAGTCGTTCAGCGTCGTCGCAGGCGCCGTCACCGGGGGAACCCGCTGA
- a CDS encoding amidase: protein MSPHTPTIRQQVAQLGRSASASASLAQWLAAIERENGRLNALLCVATEMSRQQASAIDQMAARFPEGLGPLAGIPISVKDLIDTSFLPTTYGHGRLREHVPNRTALCVTRLQQAHALIIGKAHLHEFAFGVTNENPHFGPARNPRDPERITGGSSGGSAASVAGGMVQASVGTDTGGSVRIPAALTGCVGFKPSHGVIPTDGVLPLAPTLDHVGSLAHSVEDAALVAAIMAGLPPDAWLSLPPLCGRLRAAVVPSLVSRFASPEVSSWFEALVRVLAERGTFEIAGTFELHPDEIAMHQGNIIGAEAYATHRSWLQTHRAAYGEDVRERLEDGARVDTASYAESLRFRTKFRNAVLEAFTQFDCILLPTTPIPAPRIGESTVTIRGETCAIRPLLTRFTNPWNLSGAPAISIPAGQVAGLPMGLQIVGKPGGDAELIRVARRIEEDIASHLP, encoded by the coding sequence TTGTCACCACATACGCCCACGATTCGCCAACAAGTCGCACAGCTGGGGCGCAGTGCATCTGCGTCCGCGTCGCTCGCGCAGTGGCTGGCCGCGATCGAGCGGGAAAACGGCCGGCTCAACGCGCTCCTGTGTGTGGCCACGGAGATGAGCCGCCAACAGGCGAGCGCCATCGACCAAATGGCCGCGCGGTTTCCGGAAGGCCTGGGCCCGTTGGCGGGCATACCCATCAGTGTGAAAGACCTCATCGACACTTCGTTTCTCCCGACGACCTACGGGCACGGGCGATTGCGTGAACACGTGCCGAATCGCACCGCGCTTTGCGTCACCCGGCTTCAGCAGGCGCACGCGCTCATCATCGGCAAAGCCCACCTGCACGAGTTTGCCTTTGGGGTGACCAACGAAAACCCACACTTTGGCCCAGCGCGCAACCCGCGCGATCCGGAACGCATCACGGGGGGCTCGAGCGGCGGCAGCGCGGCATCCGTCGCCGGCGGCATGGTGCAGGCCAGCGTAGGCACCGACACGGGCGGCAGCGTGCGCATTCCGGCCGCGCTCACGGGATGTGTCGGCTTCAAGCCGTCGCACGGGGTCATTCCCACGGACGGCGTGTTGCCGCTCGCGCCCACGCTCGATCACGTCGGCTCCCTCGCCCATTCGGTCGAGGACGCGGCGCTTGTCGCGGCGATCATGGCGGGCCTGCCGCCCGACGCCTGGCTCTCTTTGCCGCCCCTTTGCGGGCGCCTGCGGGCGGCCGTCGTGCCGAGCCTCGTCAGCCGCTTTGCATCGCCTGAGGTCTCGTCCTGGTTCGAGGCGCTCGTCCGCGTGCTCGCAGAACGAGGTACGTTCGAAATCGCAGGCACCTTCGAGCTCCATCCCGACGAGATCGCCATGCACCAGGGCAACATCATCGGCGCGGAGGCGTACGCGACGCATCGGTCCTGGCTTCAGACGCACCGAGCCGCGTATGGGGAGGACGTGCGCGAGCGCCTGGAGGATGGGGCTCGGGTGGACACCGCGTCGTATGCGGAAAGCCTGCGCTTTCGGACGAAGTTCCGAAACGCCGTCCTGGAGGCCTTCACGCAATTTGACTGCATCCTCCTGCCGACGACGCCCATCCCGGCACCGCGCATCGGCGAATCCACCGTCACGATTCGCGGAGAGACGTGCGCGATTCGCCCCCTCCTGACGCGGTTCACGAATCCGTGGAATTTGTCGGGAGCGCCGGCGATATCGATACCCGCCGGGCAAGTGGCCGGTTTACCTATGGGATTGCAGATCGTGGGGAAGCCGGGCGGAGACGCGGAGCTGATTCGTGTGGCGCGGCGAATCGAGGAGGACATCGCGTCCCATTTGCCGTGA
- the rsmD gene encoding 16S rRNA (guanine(966)-N(2))-methyltransferase RsmD, which yields MRVIAGAWRGLQLEAPKGRGVRPTTDRVKESMFNLIPHRLSGLVIDLFAGTGALGIEAMSRGASRAIFVEKDPRTAQLVRRNVERVGAASQAEVWVLDWSRAIRRLLDAGEVASYVFVDPPYQAKLWVPVLQALPAARVTGAVVCEVPASLPLPDEVGGFVLEKVRTYGDVSVRIYKGQSGVEI from the coding sequence ATGAGGGTCATCGCAGGCGCGTGGCGCGGGCTGCAGCTCGAGGCTCCGAAGGGCAGGGGCGTCAGGCCCACCACGGACAGGGTGAAGGAGTCGATGTTCAATCTCATTCCACACCGCTTGTCAGGGCTTGTCATCGACCTGTTTGCGGGCACGGGCGCGCTGGGAATCGAAGCCATGAGCCGAGGCGCGTCGCGCGCCATTTTCGTCGAGAAGGATCCCCGCACTGCGCAACTCGTCCGGCGGAATGTGGAGCGCGTCGGCGCCGCTTCGCAGGCGGAGGTCTGGGTTCTCGACTGGTCGCGCGCCATTCGCCGCTTGCTCGACGCCGGGGAAGTCGCCTCCTATGTGTTTGTCGATCCGCCGTATCAGGCGAAGCTCTGGGTGCCCGTCCTCCAGGCGCTTCCGGCGGCTCGCGTGACCGGCGCCGTGGTGTGCGAGGTGCCCGCGTCACTTCCCCTGCCCGACGAAGTGGGAGGGTTCGTCCTCGAGAAGGTCCGCACGTATGGCGATGTGTCCGTCCGAATTTACAAGGGCCAATCTGGCGTAGAGATATAG
- the coaD gene encoding pantetheine-phosphate adenylyltransferase has product MRKAVYPGTFDPITRGHLDVIGQAAPIFDELVVAVLHNPSKRPWFDLDERLAMIAEAVAPYPNVRVDAFRGLLADYCRSTGIGYVVRGVRHHVDLQSEMAMAHMNRALFRDLVTMFFPTSPEWSFVSSSLVKDVAMHGGDVSPFVPAGVAEALAARAQGASKGHG; this is encoded by the coding sequence ATGCGCAAGGCCGTGTACCCGGGAACGTTTGACCCCATCACCCGCGGGCACCTGGACGTGATCGGCCAGGCCGCGCCGATCTTCGACGAGCTGGTGGTCGCCGTGCTGCACAATCCGTCGAAGCGGCCGTGGTTCGATCTCGACGAGCGGCTCGCCATGATCGCGGAGGCCGTCGCGCCGTATCCCAACGTGCGGGTTGACGCATTTCGCGGGCTTCTCGCCGACTACTGCCGCTCCACGGGCATCGGTTACGTCGTGCGCGGCGTGCGCCACCACGTCGATCTGCAGAGCGAGATGGCGATGGCTCACATGAACCGGGCCCTCTTTCGCGATCTCGTCACGATGTTTTTCCCGACGTCTCCCGAGTGGTCGTTTGTCAGCTCGTCGCTCGTCAAGGACGTCGCGATGCACGGCGGCGATGTGTCCCCATTTGTGCCGGCCGGGGTCGCCGAAGCGCTCGCCGCCCGCGCGCAAGGAGCGTCGAAAGGCCATGGCTGA
- a CDS encoding patatin-like phospholipase family protein, whose amino-acid sequence MADGGLPRDRVKVGVALGSGGAKGFAHIGVLLAFAEHGIPVHAVAGSSMGALVAGVYAMGVPPRVMRALAVNLRRRHWLDFTVPKMGFIQGEKVRAVVATMTRQGTFADTVIPLAIVATDLIERRLVVIRSGLIADAVRASISIPGVFVPVVRDGAVLVDGGVIERVPVQACWDLGVDLVIAVDVGVTPRGTPPTSAMDVIMQSLELMQDEALRGRDRGASLTLVPQVSHIGTAQFQRAAEAIELGYQAAVAEIDRIWDVIDRAGAVVS is encoded by the coding sequence ATGGCTGACGGAGGCCTGCCGCGGGATCGGGTCAAGGTGGGCGTGGCCCTCGGCTCGGGAGGCGCAAAGGGTTTTGCGCACATCGGCGTGCTCCTCGCCTTCGCGGAACACGGTATCCCGGTGCACGCCGTCGCAGGCTCAAGCATGGGTGCACTTGTGGCGGGCGTGTACGCCATGGGCGTTCCGCCGCGCGTGATGCGGGCGCTCGCCGTCAACCTGCGCCGCCGGCATTGGCTGGATTTCACGGTGCCGAAGATGGGGTTCATTCAGGGCGAGAAGGTGCGGGCCGTCGTCGCCACCATGACCCGCCAGGGCACGTTCGCCGACACGGTGATTCCGCTCGCCATCGTGGCGACGGATCTCATCGAGCGGCGCCTCGTGGTGATTCGATCGGGCCTCATCGCCGACGCCGTCCGCGCCAGCATCTCCATTCCTGGCGTGTTTGTGCCGGTCGTGCGGGACGGCGCTGTGCTGGTGGATGGCGGCGTGATCGAGCGCGTCCCGGTGCAAGCGTGCTGGGACCTGGGCGTCGATCTCGTCATCGCCGTGGATGTCGGCGTGACACCGCGCGGCACGCCGCCCACCTCGGCCATGGATGTGATCATGCAGAGTCTCGAGTTGATGCAGGACGAGGCGCTCCGCGGGCGCGATCGGGGTGCGAGCCTGACCCTCGTGCCGCAGGTCTCGCACATCGGCACCGCCCAGTTCCAACGCGCGGCGGAAGCCATTGAGCTTGGCTACCAGGCGGCGGTGGCTGAGATCGACCGGATTTGGGATGTCATTGACCGCGCGGGCGCGGTTGTGTCATAA
- a CDS encoding YceD family protein codes for MNIDVERLKEEGELDLAETVSLPRIAQEVVDVESLDDVNVRLHAAYHHPYVLVRGELETVVHYVCARCLAEFARPLSAPIDERYTTDEKKAEDEVRFVGDETVDVTPELEQAIFLAIDNRPLCKETCRGLCPVCGRDRNVEACDCDVRPIDPRLEALRGLLSERDSE; via the coding sequence ATGAACATTGACGTGGAACGACTGAAGGAGGAGGGCGAGCTGGACCTCGCCGAGACCGTGTCGCTGCCGCGCATTGCCCAGGAAGTGGTGGATGTTGAGTCGCTGGACGACGTGAACGTGCGCCTGCACGCCGCCTACCACCATCCTTACGTGCTGGTGCGTGGCGAATTGGAGACCGTGGTTCACTACGTGTGTGCGCGTTGCCTGGCCGAATTTGCTCGGCCGCTCAGCGCTCCGATTGACGAGCGGTACACGACGGACGAAAAGAAGGCTGAGGACGAGGTGCGGTTCGTCGGGGACGAGACGGTGGATGTCACGCCAGAGCTCGAGCAGGCCATTTTCCTGGCCATCGACAACCGCCCGCTGTGCAAAGAGACGTGCCGAGGCTTGTGCCCGGTCTGCGGTCGGGATCGGAATGTCGAGGCGTGTGATTGCGACGTTCGGCCGATCGATCCTCGCCTCGAGGCGCTGCGGGGGTTGCTTTCCGAGCGTGATTCGGAGTAA
- the rpmF gene encoding 50S ribosomal protein L32 — protein sequence MAVQQHRVSKTRKRKRRTHFKLEQPTLVTCPQCGEYKLPHHACTSCGTYKGRVVLSVK from the coding sequence GTGGCGGTCCAACAACACCGGGTGTCGAAGACGAGGAAGCGCAAGCGCCGTACGCACTTCAAGCTGGAGCAGCCGACGCTGGTCACCTGTCCCCAGTGCGGTGAATACAAGCTTCCGCATCATGCGTGCACGAGCTGCGGTACGTACAAAGGGCGAGTCGTTCTGTCGGTCAAGTGA
- the fapR gene encoding transcription factor FapR yields the protein MDRRNVMGRKRVSALKKSERRYALVALLEQNPFATDEQLAEQFGVSVATIRLDRSALHIPEVRERIRRMASDRQDQVRSLDEQDVVGRLTKLELNRHAESELTIQINHVFKRTQIVRGHVLFAQINSLAVAVMDADFAVTAKTELRFLRPVRLGETVRARVDVIGEHGGIVRCRSVSHVGHDAVVEGVIWVYKDPSHAGVQSMNEGETE from the coding sequence ATGGATCGCCGGAACGTAATGGGTCGAAAGAGGGTATCTGCGCTGAAAAAGTCGGAGCGCCGGTATGCGCTTGTGGCACTCCTGGAACAGAATCCATTTGCGACTGACGAGCAGTTGGCCGAACAGTTTGGCGTGAGCGTCGCGACGATTCGGCTGGATCGCAGCGCACTGCACATCCCAGAGGTGCGAGAGCGCATCCGGCGGATGGCGTCAGACCGGCAAGACCAGGTGCGCTCGCTCGACGAGCAGGATGTCGTCGGGCGCCTCACCAAGCTCGAGTTGAACCGTCACGCCGAATCGGAGTTGACGATTCAGATAAATCACGTGTTTAAGCGCACCCAGATCGTGCGCGGCCACGTCCTCTTTGCGCAAATCAATTCTCTCGCAGTGGCGGTGATGGATGCGGATTTCGCAGTGACAGCCAAGACGGAGCTGCGGTTTCTGCGCCCCGTGCGCCTTGGGGAGACGGTGCGGGCAAGAGTTGACGTGATTGGGGAACACGGCGGTATCGTCCGATGCAGGTCGGTGAGCCACGTCGGCCACGATGCCGTGGTGGAAGGTGTGATTTGGGTGTACAAGGATCCTTCCCACGCTGGGGTGCAGTCGATGAACGAGGGGGAAACCGAGTGA